The genomic segment AATAAATGCACCACAATTATCCACTTATACACTGAGTCACCTCTATCATCTCTTCTTGTTTGTCTTCCATGCCCACTAAACCACTAGGTTATACTAAATTTATATGCTAATTATTTTGGGGATAAAACCACTTACCCCATCCCAAGTCTGTCATCATCTCCTATGGTCCGAAATATTACAGCAGCATTTGAACCTATCTCCCTATACCCACTCTTGCTTTACTCTAATCCATTCTCCATAGAGCCCCCAGAGtgatcattttaaaattaaaatgttatcATTCCATTGCTTATAGCCCAGTTTTCTATTACTATTAGTATAAAGGGCTAAATCCTTCTCTAACACATGAGAATTCGAATTTTCTGTCCTCTTATCTCCCGACCTCTCCAGTCATCCTCCCTGACTTTGTGTTCCAGCCACACTGACCCAGTCTTCCAAGTTCCTTTCTTTCTCAGGTCCTCCATTCACACTGCTCTTTTGCCTGGAATGTGCCTACCTTACCCTTGACCTTTTAACTCCTCTGTCTTTTCAACGTTAGCaataatttttcttcaaagtaCTTATCACAGTTGGCAAACATTTATTTCAGTGATACTGTGGTGTCGCCTTCCCCTATTTAATTTCTGCCTCCCTGGCTTGGATATAAACTCCATTATGTCTAATAACCATACTTCCTTTAATCGTGTATCATGTGTGCTCCCAACCTAGACCAATCCTAGAACATAATGTGCACCGAATAATTATATGTTATGATaaataaacacaagaattttGCATATTAGACTTTATTTTCTAAACTGAATTAAATAATCTCGCAGAGTATGTATCaggatttttgtacatttttaacCTCCTTTTTGATAACTAAAAGTATAAAATTCCTCTTTCAATTCAAGCGTTATAAAAACATCAATATACAAAACATGAAGAAGTGGAGCTAAGCTAGTTGTGGGGTGGGTGTTGTTTCTGGAAGGGGCAGGGACTGAACTGCTTGCAtggcctttttccttccctctagGCTAGACTCTGATTGTCTTCTAGTCCCTTCCTACTCAAATGTAGGCAGAGCCCAGCAGTACTGGCATCccctagaagtttttttttttttttagaagtgaggatggtgagatttattcttttttttttttaataatttttattgagctttaagtgaacgtttacaaatcaagtcagtctgtcacatgtaagcttatatacatcttactccatactcccacatactctcccactaatgagtcagcccgcaccctccttccagtctctcctttcatgacaattttgccagtttctaaccctctctaccctcctatctcccctccagacaggagatgccaacacagtctcaagtgtccacctgatacaagtagctcactcttcgtcagcatctctctccaactcattgtccattcccttccatgtctgatgagttgtctttgggagtggttcctgtcctgggccaacagaaggtttggggaccatgaccaccaggattcctctagtctcagtcagaccattaagtctggtctttttatgagaatttggggtctgcatcctactgatctcctgctccctcaggggttctctgttgcggtccctgtcagggcagtcatcggttgtgcgcaggcaccatctagttcttctggtctcaggatgatgtaagtctctggttcatgtggccctttctgtctcttgggctcatagttatgaGAAACTTTTTAGAAAGGGTGAATCTAGGCCCCACTCCAaaactactgaatcagaatctgcacttTAACGGGGATCCCCAAGAGATTCCTATACACACTAAAGTCTGCGTTCATTATGCTAGAATGCAGAGGACTGTGAGTTGTGCAAACTAGgctttctaaaattaaaattaccCTTGTTACCTGTTGTTGATAAAAGAGTATCATGAGTAGCTGTTAATGATATTTCATACAGGTTTGACGAAAAGCAATCAAGAATATCCTCAATTTTTACCTTAAGGATTTTCATTCATTGTCTGCCTTTGCCTGAAGATATGGATTTAACTATTAATTAATTTCCTAAGGTTAGATTTAAATAAGAAGTCAAGGATGTGTGGAGCAAGTACTACCAGTTACCGACTGGCTCATTTCATTGCTAGTAGATAACCAGATGGGTAAAATCCTAAGATGATGCATTTCTGTGCTGTTGTTATattaaacaatcaaaaaaaaaaaaaaaccctcttatTTAGAGTTAAGACTGTTTTAAGTTTGGATCCTCACCAAAGTCCTGTTCACTTCAAAAATTTCCCCCGCAATCAGGATTTATAACATTCTCACTATCAGAGTCTCAATCTTTTAAATCTCGCTTCTGCCTAAAATATCCCATTAATTAAAGAAGAAATTTTGTGATCAGTGACAAGATTTGATCACAGCCACCCTGTTATCTGAAAAATAATAGATTTAGAAATTCTCCTCCCTGAAGGCACTTACGTGGGGTCGACGCTTTGAAAGcaatgaagtccttctccacgTGGGCCTTTGTAATTGCATCATTCTGGATGTTGCATTGTGAGGGCTGGAAACTGTGTGTAGATGCTTCTCCCATGTCAGTCATCCAAACAATCCCATCACCTTCTGGGAGAGACATCCATCCAGTGATCATGTCTTATATTTCTTATGAAGGATTTTATATTTACACAACACATGCAACCTGTTTTACTATTATACCTTAACTTCAGTATATTTCAATATgacatttattaaaaatgaaagcacCTTATTCATAGAAAAGGAGCCCCTACATGGTACAAATAGTAaaggtgcttgactgctaatgaaaaggctagagatttgagcccactcagaggtgcctcaggagaaaggtcacACAGTAGTTTTATCTACGTCCAGTAAACCAGCCCCTGCaaacctacggagcacagttctactctgacacccacggggtcaccatgagttggaatcaactcaagggcaactggtaccGCTCGAAAAACCACGTCACTGACTGGAACAATACAGAGTTCGCTTAAGTCTGGGGTGGCCATGTTGACAACTTAGTCACAAATGGTTGGGACATTGCACTCTATTTCATGCCGCatattgtttctttaaaaatggtACACACTAAATATAACTTCTTTCTGGACTGAACCTAATACACTAAAACCTGGGAGAGCCGGCACCTGTGTAAGGCACAAACCTGTCAGAGAGAAAAAACTCCAATATTTTCCTCTAAaatgagtgacagaaaagtggtaaggatGCACCCCTTCAAAGGCACAAAACTCGAGAGACCAGGAAAAACAGGCAGTCCCGTCAAGTcccagctctcacagatttcacatTAGTAGAACTAAAAGATTGGTTCTCTCAGCCATCCCTGATGAAATGAAGGATAAACTCCAGACTAATAAATAACAGTGCACGACCAcgaactcatagcagctctataggacagagcagaattgccccttggagcttccaaggagcgactggtggattcgaactggtgaccttttggttggcagccgaactctcaaccaccgcatcaccagggctccacattcaCTCCTTGGCGACCCCAGTTCAGACTCACCACCTCGGCAGGCTTGCATGATGATGATTTTGGGCTTGTCTTTGAGGTTCTTGCAGTTGCTGTTGTTGAAAATTCGAAAGATAGTATCATCTTTCAGAATATCTGGCTGTTGTGAACTGTGCTTCTTCCCACAGAGTCCATCTAGGATGCCGTGTGACATAAATACCAGAAATGTGCTGTCTGAGGACTTGTGCTCTGGGCGGGCAGCAAACTGCCTTAGCTCTTCTTCCATTTCCTGAAACAGAGGCCACAGTCACTATCGAGGAACCTGCCCTACAAAATCGGCATTCACAGAGAAGAGGAAGCGCTAAGAAATCAGGTAGTTCTTATCAGGTATAATTGTGAGAGAAATAATATTCTGACATAAAACCCTAAAATCTAGATTTCTAGAATATTAAAGCCAGAAAGGTTTTTGCCTAGTGTCGAGACTAATCCTTTTCCTCAGAGTCTCTGATTTCTGAAGATCCTGGAGAATGAAACTTCTTAAAGTGAGGTCCCTGtggttttttaaagccatccaggaTATTTTTGGCATAAATTGGTCTGAGCCAGGCCGTTAAGTAATAGATGCCTCCCACATTGAAGACTTCAGATGGACCCAGAGTTTTTTTTAGGTATTTAGTGGAATACCGCTGTATAGAGCTGCTCTGAATCTCTGCCATGTGACTATGCACTGGAGGAGGCTGAAATCCAGGGGACTCTACTTTGGAGCAAACATAATGCCTGTAACAGtgtacattttgttcttgtagcTGCCAGGGGGAGAGGTTCAAAACTGTTTAAGAGGGAAAGAGCCTTGTCCTGCTCTCGGGGGTTATTACCTGAGCTGAGAGATTCTTTTTTACAACCACTAAGTATCCAAGGTTTTCCAGCACGTCCTGCATTCCCAAAATGTCAATTTCAGCACCGTCCCGAGTAGAAAGATGGTCAAATTCTTTGTTGCAGATGATGAGGGCCAGGCGTGTTCGGCCTGCCTTCTCCATCACTGGATATATCTGCGGGCAACAGACACAGAGCAAGTTGCCTCCTCTCTTGTGCCTTCAAagtccattttttgttgttgttaggtgccgttgagttggttccgactcaaagggaccctatgtacaacagaacaaaacactgcccagtcctgcgccatcctcacaatagttgttatgcttgagcccattgttgcatacaaaaccaaaaaaccaccaACTGCCTTtgaatcgactctgactcatggcaaccccatgtgttttcagtgactgattttttgcaagtagatcacctgacctttcttccaaggtgcctctagctggactcaaacctccaacctttcagttaacagttgagaTTTTTAAACATTTGACTCCCCATCAAAACACACTTATAATTTTGGGGTGATGTGCTGGAAAGCTATGGGAATAAAAATATATTCCCATGAGGAAAGAGATAATCCCATACTGAAGACAAGGACTTGGCCTGAGAATTTATGATAAGAACTTGGCTTGGGTGGTGTACAGAAGTTTAGAGTG from the Loxodonta africana isolate mLoxAfr1 chromosome 7, mLoxAfr1.hap2, whole genome shotgun sequence genome contains:
- the LOC100657555 gene encoding caspase-12-like isoform X5 translates to MKTEIYYFTAQKSSKEDPVKKVKSIAKNMLDGFFDEFIEKNVLNGEELQRLGGDINVIVNRTENLVEDITEKTQKAGKIFMDRLFNPKKQLRLKYEDENEDNEREEKAGSAQALALPPAEFQNEIEDDETVENGDLAQASFLPLTAPPETNDELMLCPPHYFQKVKTKRGNEIYPVMEKAGRTRLALIICNKEFDHLSTRDGAEIDILGMQDVLENLGYLVVVKKNLSAQEMEEELRQFAARPEHKSSDSTFLVFMSHGILDGLCGKKHSSQQPDILKDDTIFRIFNNSNCKNLKDKPKIIIMQACRGEGDGIVWMTDMGEASTHSFQPSQCNIQNDAITKAHVEKDFIAFKASTPRQEPLPKTTHQTWKGMDNELERDADEE